In Marmota flaviventris isolate mMarFla1 chromosome 17, mMarFla1.hap1, whole genome shotgun sequence, a single genomic region encodes these proteins:
- the Eral1 gene encoding GTPase Era, mitochondrial isoform X2: MAMAAPGRCGVELVRAGLKVWQLGPHAVREWVAPFRSLLGCQRRCVSSMGAATFSNPRLASASRHYGQGSAMDHFVGVSQPENSLTACAPAVSMYRDEQNLLLVQPPDMPENPRVLRVVLLGAPNAGKSTLSNQLLGRNVFPVSKKVHTTRCQALGVITEKESQVILLDTPGIISPVKQKRHHLELSLLEDPWKSMESADLVLVLVDVSDKWTRNQLSPQVLQCLTQFSQVPSILVLNKVDCLKQKSILLELTAALTEGVVNGKKLNIRQAFRPCPDTHCPRPAAKDLKTQSEKNAGKIGWPNFQEIFMLSALSQEDVKTLKQYLLAQAQPGPWEFHSGVLTSQTPEEICINKIREKLLEYLPQEVPYNVQQKTVVWEEGPSGELIIHQNLLVPKESHMRILIGEKGHLISQIAQEVGRDLMDIFLCDIQIRLSVKLLK, from the exons ATGGCAATGGCTGCCCCTGGCAGGTGTGGGGTTGAGCTTGTTCGCGCGGGGTTGAAAGTCTGGCAGCTGGGTCCCCACGCGGTGAGGGAATGGGTGGCCCCGTTTCGTTCACTTTTAGGCTGTCAAAGGAGGTGCGTGTCCAGTATGGGGGCTGCCACTTTCTCTAATCCCCGCCTGGCCTCAGCCTCTCGCCATTATGGCCAGGGCTCAGCTATGGACCACTTCGTTGGAGTCTCTCAGCCCGAGAATTCGCTGACTGCATGTGCTCCGGCGGTGTCCATGTATAGAG ATGAGCAGAATCTCCTCTTGGTTCAACCCCCTGACATGCCTGAGAATCCCCGAGTGCTACGAGTGGTCCTCCTGGGAGCTCCCAATGCAGGGAAGTCAACGCTTTCTAACCAGCTGCTAGGCCGAAAT GTGTTCCCTGTCTCCAAGAAGGTGCACACTACACGTTGCCAGGCTCTAGGGGTCATCACAGAGAAGGAATCTCAGGTG ATTCTGCTTGACACACCTGGAATCATCAGTCCTGTTAAACAGAAGAG GCACCATCTGGAGCTCTCTTTGTTGGAAGATCCATGGAAGAGCATGGAATCTGCTGACCTTG TTTTAGTTCTTGTGGATGTCTCAGACAAGTGGACTCGAAATCAGCTCAGCCCTCAGGTGCTCCAGTGCTTGACCCAGTTCTCTCAGGTCCCCAGCATTCTTGTCTTGAACAAG GTAGATTGCCTGAAGCAGAAGTCAATTCTCCTGGAGCTCACAGCAGCTCTCACTGAAGGTGTGGTTAATGGAAAGAAGCTTAATATAAGACAGGCCTTCCGCCCATGTCCTGACACCCATTGTCCTAGACCAGCAGCCAAGGACTTAAAGACACAGTCTGAGAAAAATGCTGGGAAGATTGGCTGGCCCAACTTCCAGGAGATCTTCATGTTGTCAGCTCTAAGCCAAGAGGATGTGAAGACACTAAAG CAATACCTCTTGGCACAGGCCCAACCAGGACCCTGGGAGTTCCACAGTGGAGTCCTCACTAGCCAGACACCTGAAGAGATCTGTATCAACAAAATCCGAGAGAAACTCCTAGAGTACCTCCCCCAGGAGGTGCCCTACAATGTGCAGCAG AAGACAGTGGTGTGGGAGGAAGGACCAAGTGGGGAGCTGATAATCCATCAGAACCTTCTGGTACCCAAAGAATCTCATATG AGGATCCTGATTGGTGAGAAGGGCCATCTTATCTCCCAGATTGCCCAGGAGGTGGGCCGCGACCTAATGGACATCTTCCTCTGTGACATTCAGATACGCCTTTCTGTGAAGCTACTCAAGTGA
- the Eral1 gene encoding GTPase Era, mitochondrial isoform X1, translating to MAMAAPGRCGVELVRAGLKVWQLGPHAVREWVAPFRSLLGCQRRCVSSMGAATFSNPRLASASRHYGQGSAMDHFVGVSQPENSLTACAPAVSMYRDEQNLLLVQPPDMPENPRVLRVVLLGAPNAGKSTLSNQLLGRNVFPVSKKVHTTRCQALGVITEKESQVVRTCKILLDTPGIISPVKQKRHHLELSLLEDPWKSMESADLVLVLVDVSDKWTRNQLSPQVLQCLTQFSQVPSILVLNKVDCLKQKSILLELTAALTEGVVNGKKLNIRQAFRPCPDTHCPRPAAKDLKTQSEKNAGKIGWPNFQEIFMLSALSQEDVKTLKQYLLAQAQPGPWEFHSGVLTSQTPEEICINKIREKLLEYLPQEVPYNVQQKTVVWEEGPSGELIIHQNLLVPKESHMRILIGEKGHLISQIAQEVGRDLMDIFLCDIQIRLSVKLLK from the exons ATGGCAATGGCTGCCCCTGGCAGGTGTGGGGTTGAGCTTGTTCGCGCGGGGTTGAAAGTCTGGCAGCTGGGTCCCCACGCGGTGAGGGAATGGGTGGCCCCGTTTCGTTCACTTTTAGGCTGTCAAAGGAGGTGCGTGTCCAGTATGGGGGCTGCCACTTTCTCTAATCCCCGCCTGGCCTCAGCCTCTCGCCATTATGGCCAGGGCTCAGCTATGGACCACTTCGTTGGAGTCTCTCAGCCCGAGAATTCGCTGACTGCATGTGCTCCGGCGGTGTCCATGTATAGAG ATGAGCAGAATCTCCTCTTGGTTCAACCCCCTGACATGCCTGAGAATCCCCGAGTGCTACGAGTGGTCCTCCTGGGAGCTCCCAATGCAGGGAAGTCAACGCTTTCTAACCAGCTGCTAGGCCGAAAT GTGTTCCCTGTCTCCAAGAAGGTGCACACTACACGTTGCCAGGCTCTAGGGGTCATCACAGAGAAGGAATCTCAGGTGGTACGTACCTGCAAA ATTCTGCTTGACACACCTGGAATCATCAGTCCTGTTAAACAGAAGAG GCACCATCTGGAGCTCTCTTTGTTGGAAGATCCATGGAAGAGCATGGAATCTGCTGACCTTG TTTTAGTTCTTGTGGATGTCTCAGACAAGTGGACTCGAAATCAGCTCAGCCCTCAGGTGCTCCAGTGCTTGACCCAGTTCTCTCAGGTCCCCAGCATTCTTGTCTTGAACAAG GTAGATTGCCTGAAGCAGAAGTCAATTCTCCTGGAGCTCACAGCAGCTCTCACTGAAGGTGTGGTTAATGGAAAGAAGCTTAATATAAGACAGGCCTTCCGCCCATGTCCTGACACCCATTGTCCTAGACCAGCAGCCAAGGACTTAAAGACACAGTCTGAGAAAAATGCTGGGAAGATTGGCTGGCCCAACTTCCAGGAGATCTTCATGTTGTCAGCTCTAAGCCAAGAGGATGTGAAGACACTAAAG CAATACCTCTTGGCACAGGCCCAACCAGGACCCTGGGAGTTCCACAGTGGAGTCCTCACTAGCCAGACACCTGAAGAGATCTGTATCAACAAAATCCGAGAGAAACTCCTAGAGTACCTCCCCCAGGAGGTGCCCTACAATGTGCAGCAG AAGACAGTGGTGTGGGAGGAAGGACCAAGTGGGGAGCTGATAATCCATCAGAACCTTCTGGTACCCAAAGAATCTCATATG AGGATCCTGATTGGTGAGAAGGGCCATCTTATCTCCCAGATTGCCCAGGAGGTGGGCCGCGACCTAATGGACATCTTCCTCTGTGACATTCAGATACGCCTTTCTGTGAAGCTACTCAAGTGA